One Palaemon carinicauda isolate YSFRI2023 chromosome 5, ASM3689809v2, whole genome shotgun sequence DNA window includes the following coding sequences:
- the LOC137640953 gene encoding rhoptry surface protein CERLI2-like produces the protein MDREKGKKEHSQKNHSNKNQMDRDNGKKEHIQKEYSNNNQMDRDNGKKEHIQKKKKHNKHHMDRDNGKKEHTQKEHSSKYQMERDDRKKEHIQKNPSNKNQMNWDNGKKEHIQKKNLTKRIRWIVRIERRSIFRKKS, from the coding sequence ATGGATagagagaaaggaaagaaggaGCATAGTCAGAAAAATCATAGCAACAAGAATCAGATGGATAGGGACAATGGAAAGAAGGAGCATATTCAGAAAGAATATAGCAACAATAATCAGATGGATAGGGACAATGGAAAGAAGGAgcatattcagaagaaaaaaaaacataacaagcaTCACATGGATAGGGACAATGGAAAGAAGGAGCATACTCAGAAAGAACATAGCAGCAAGTATCAGATGGAGAGGGACGATAGAAAGAAGGAGCATATTCAGAAAAATCCTAGCAACAAGAATCAGATGAATTGGGACAATGGGAAGAAGGAGCATATTCAGaagaaaaacttaacaaaaagaatCAGATGGATAGTGAGAATAGAAAGAAggagcatattcagaaaaaaatcatAG